AGGAACTTCTTACTTCTATAAAAAAGACTATGACCGCGCGATAGCTGATTATAACCAAGCAATTAAACTTGACCCGAACGATGCTCAAGCTTACAACAACCGAGGAATTTCTTACTTCTATAAAAAAGACAATAACCGCGCGATAGCTGATTATAACCAAGCTATAAAACTTGACCCGAACTATGCCGAAGCTTACAACAACCGAGGAAATTCTTACGGCAATAAAAAAGACGATGACCGCGCGATAGCTGATTATAACCAAGCTATAAAACTTGACCCGAACTTAGCCCAAGCTTACTACAACCGAGGATATTCTTACGCCAACAAAAAAGACTATGACGGCGCTATAGCTGATTATAACCAAGCTATTAAACTTGACCCGAACTATGCCCATGTTTACTACAACCGAGGACTTTCTTACTTCTATAAAAAAGATTATGACGGCGCGATAGCTGATTATAACCAAGCTATTAAACTTGACCCGAACTATGCCCAAGCTTACAACAACCGAGGAAATTCTTACGGCAATAAAAAAGACGATGGCCGCGCGATAGCTGATTATAACCAAGCTATTAAACTTGACCCGAACTATGCCCAAGCTTACTACAACCGAGGAAATTTGTACGGCAATAAAAAAGACGATGGCCGCGCGATAGCTGATTATAACCAAGCTATTAAACTTGACCCGAACTTAGCCCAAGCTTACTACAACCGAGGACTTTCTTACGTCAATAAAAAAGACTATGACCGCGCGATAGCTGATTATAACCAAGCTATTAAACTTGACCCGAACTATGCCGAAGCTTACTACAACCGAGGACTTTCTTACTTCTATAAAAAAGATTATGACGGCGCTATAGCTGATTATAACCAAGCAATTAAACTTGACCCGAACTTAGCCCAAGCTTACTACAACCGAGGACTTTCTTACGCTAATAAAAAAGACTATGACCTCGCCATCGCTGATTATAACCAAGCAATTAAACTTGACCCGAACGATGCCGACGCTTATGATAGCCGATGTGAGCTATACCGTATTAAGAAAGACTATGATCGTGCTATAGCCAATTGTAACCAAGCTATTAAACTTGACCCGAACTTAACCGATTCTTACTACAACCGAGGGTTAGTTTATAAGAATAAGGGCAATAAAGATAAAGCCATACAAGACTTGAAAAAAATCTTGCAATTAAATGATGATGTTGAATTGAACCAAAAAGCAAAACAAGAACTTAAAGAACTAAGCACAAAATAATATAGGATTCCTATTTGATTTTTGAACGGAATTCAGTACAGTTTATGTTAAGCGTTCGGGTGTTCCCTGTTCCCTGTTCCCTGTTCCCTGTTCCCTGTTCCCTGTTCCCTGTTCCCTACCTCTACGAGTCAATTCAGAAATAAAACCGGATTCCTATAACAATAGTAAGTAGCTCAATTTATGAATTAAACAGGAGCGAGGAAAATGAAAGCAATAGTAATCAAAGAATACGGCAATGATGACGTTCTAAATTATGCTGATGTCGAACGCCCGGAGCCGAAGGCGGACGAAGTTTTGGTGAAAGTTCACGTCGCGGGGGTTAATCCGGTTGACTGGAAAATCCGCAACGGTGTGGGCGAAAGGCTCGGTTTGAAACTACCGATCATGCTCGGCGGCGAGATTGCCGGAACAATCGAAAGAATTGGCGATGATGTCAGAGGTTTCAAAGAAGGTGATGCGGTTTACGGCATCATACGCTCTGGAGGTTTCGCCGAATACGCGATCGCCAAAATGGGGGATATTGCGTCTAAACCCCAAAGTCTCGATTTCGAGAACGCGGCGGCGGTTCCACTCGGCGCGTTAACCGCATGGCAGGCGATTTTTGATTTAGCCCATCTCAGCAGCGGGCAAAGAATTTTGATAACCGGCGCGTCAGGCGGAGTCGGTTCACTGGCTGTTCAACTTGCCAAAGCAAAAGGCGCATACGTCATCGGTACGGCTTCGGGACGCAATGAAGAGTTCGTCAGAGATTTAGGCGCGGATGAGTTCGTTGATTACACGAAGCAAAACTTTGAACAAGTCGTTAAAGACGTTGATGTCGTCTTCGATGCAGTCGGCGGCGACACGTTTGAAAGAGCGTTCCAAACTTTGAAAAAAGGTGGCTTTCTGGTAACGTCAGTGGAGTTTCCGTCCGAAGAAAAAGCGCAGGAATTTGGCGTCAAGTCCGCGCGGGTTCATTGCAAGCCAAACGCGGAACAATTAGCTGCCATCAGCGCATTGGTTGACGAAGGCAAATTAAAAGCGCACGTCGCAACCGTTTTGCCGCTTGTAGAAGTCAAAAAGGCATTCCAACTTTCCGAAAGTGGGCGCACACGCGGCAAAATTGTTTTGCAAATTGGCACATAGTTTTGAACTGGAGTTTAGCGCGAAATCGCCAAAATCTGGGAAATCATCCGGTTTGCTTGCGACAAATAACCACCACCAAATAAATTGAAATGGTTCAAAATGTGATACAGGTTGTAGAGAGTTTTTCTTTGCTCATACCCTTCATTTAACCGCCAAACTTCGTTGTAACCCCGATAAAACGCAGCAGAGAAACCACCGAATAATTCTGTCATGGCGATATCAACTTCGCGATCGCCAAAATAAGCCGCCGGATCAAAAATCACTGGTTCTCCCGCAACAGTACACCCAGCATTTCCTCCCCATAAATCACCATGTACAAGAGAAGGCTGTGGTTTATGATCTGCCAAAATTTCAGGAATAGCCTCTAGTAACTCCTTTTCTTGGGGAAAATGACCTCCCTTACGCCTTCCCAATTGGAATTGATAACTCAGCCGATATTTAGTATAAAACTCACCCCAATCTGCTGTCCAAGTATTAATTTGAGGCGTGGAACCAATAGTGTTGTTTATATCCCAACCAAAACCTTGGCTGCTGGTTGCTTTATGCATCGCTGCTAACTTGCGCCCCATTTCTTCCCAAGATTTTGTTTGGGCTGAACCCATCTCTAGCCATTCCAACACCACATAGCTAGAATCACCAGCTGTATCCCAGCAAATGGGTTTGGGAACGCGGATAGTTGCTGTTTGGTACATTTGCTGTAAGCCTAGCGCCTCAGCCTCGAACATTGCAATTTGCGACGCTTGATTAAACTTGACAAAATAGGTGCGCTCACCGTCACAGACACTGTAACCTTGATTTATACATCCACCACCGACTGAGCGTCGTTGTGACGATTGAAATTTTTCGCCAGTCACCTGGCTAATATTGGCATCAATTTCAGTCCACATCATAACAATTCAAAATTCATGGTTGCTGAGCGTAGTCGAAGCAAAATTCATGGTTGCTGAGCGCAGTCGAAGCAAAATTCAAAACTAAATTTCTGTAGGGCATACAATGTTTGAGCAGCGAGTGAGGGGGATGAGCAGGATAACTTCCTCATCGTTGGAAGTCTACAGCCTTCCTAAATAAGATATGAACATCCTCCTCTTCTTCTCTTTCTTTTCTTTGCGTCCTACCCTGCGGGAAGCCGCTTTGCGTCTATGCGTCCTTTGCGGTACCCTGCGGGAAGCCCTTCGGGTATCTCCTGCGGAGACGCTACGCGTTCGCTCTTAGCGTGCGCTTGCGCTTACGCAGTCGCCTAGGTCGGGAAACCCTCCTGCAGCGCTGTCTCACCGCTTCGCGTCTACGTTTTTTTTGTTCACGACTTATCTAGGATTGCTGTAAGATGCTCTAAGATGGCTTAATAACAACCACACCGTAGGCATCTGGGGAAAGGTATTCTTGTGCTGCTTGCATCAAGCTAGTTGTATCTTGAGCTTGAATGCGAGCTGGGTAGTTAAATGCTGGTTCCAAATCTCCTACCATTGATTGATAGTAACCGTATAAATTGGCGCGATCGCTCGGTGCTTCATTGGCAAAAATAAATCTGTTAGCCACTTTTGTCCGTACACGAGCTATTTCCGCCTCTTTTACCATTTCTGTTTGCAGATTTTGGATATGCTGCACAATCCGAGCCTCTGTTGCCGACAGATTTTCAGTTGTACAATAAGCCGTAATATAAAATGTACCTTGTAACTGCTGCGTCATATTGCTGACAGAAATATGGGAAACCAGCCCCAGTTCTTGGCGCAAATCCTGCACCAGCCTTGATGTCAGCCCATGTCCCAAAATTGCCGCCAAAACATCCAAGGCATAAGTTTTTTCTAATTGGTTCAACCCAGGTACTCGCCAAAGCATGATTAGTCTTGCTTGCTGCAGGCTTTCATCAATAAATTCTTTACGGACAATGTTTTTAAACAAAGGTTCTGAATTAGGCTGTACCTGCTGAATGGGCGTTGGATGCTCAGTTTTCACAGTTCGTTCAAAACCTTTTGCAACAATTTCAACTAACTCTTCCACAGGTAAATTACCTACAGCCACAGCAGTTATTGAAGGGGGTTGATACCAAGTTGCATGAAAATCCCGCATCTGCTGAGGTTGCAATTGAGAAATGACAGTTTCTGGTCCCAAAACAGGACGCCGATAAGGTAACTTATCAAAAGCCGTCTCCATCGCTCGTTGAAAAATGCGGCGACGGGGATTATCCTCAGAACGTCGAATTTCTTCCAGAACCACCAATCGTTCGCGCTCAAAAGCTTCGTTAGGTATACTCGCATTGAGTACGACATCAATTTGCAGTGGCGCAAGCTCTACAAAATCCTTGGGAGCACTGGTAATGTAGTAATGAGTATAGTCTTGACTTGTAGCGGCATTAGTCACAGCACCCCGCTCTTCAATTCGACGTTCAAACTCGCCGCTTGCCAGTCGTTCAGTTCCCTTAAAAATCATATGCTCTAGAAAGTGAGCCATACCGTTAATGGTATCTGACTCGGCAGTGGAACCAACATTAACCCACAAGCTCAGGTTCACTGCTTCAACAGGCATCTGTTCTGCAACTATAGTCAAACCCCCAGGCAATTGGTAAAGCTTTGGAGTATTAAGACGAGGAAAGTTTAGCAGGGTTGAAGTCATTTCAATTTGTAGGGAATAAGCTTACACCTCTTTATCTTACCTAGGACTGAAATCTGTACCGGGATTATCAGTGTCTGAGCGAGGTTTTGTTAAGAAATAGTAAATAATTTTTTTTCAAATTTTGCATATTATTACTGATGATCATTGTTACAAATACAATACATAACAGTAAATAAGTAGTCGTAATTTGTTGACTTGATTGTCACGAACAAAAGTTGCATGAATATAGTCAATGAAATCAAGGGTGAATTGCCGTTAGTTTCAGTTATCGTTCCTGCGTATAATGCAGAAGCTTTCATCACTCGCACCTTGCAATCAATCATATCTCAAACATATAAAAATATAGAAATTTTAGTAGTTGACGACGGTTCTCAGGATAAAACGGCTGAAATTGTCGAATTGTTTGCTCAAAAAGACAATCGCATCAGCCTTTTCAAACAATCAAATTCTGGAGTAGCGTCGGCTCGTAATTTGGCAATTGAAAATTCTAAAGGTGAATACATTGCACCGATTGATGCTGATGATATTTGGTATCCCCAGAAACTAGAGAAACAAGTCCAATGTCTGTTAAAGGCAGACCAATCAGTAGGATTAATTTATGCTTGGTCAGTGTTTATTGACGAAGAAGATGCAATTGTCGGACAGTACATTCCCCATCACCATTTAAATGTTCTCAGCATAGAGGGAGAGGTTTACCCAGCTATGCTATATACAAACTTTATTATCAATGCAAGTGTCCCTCTGATTCGTCGAGTTTGTTTTGATAAAGTTGGCGGTTACAGCAGCAAACTCAGAGAGCAGAATGCACAAGGTTGTGAAGATTGGGATATTTACTTGCGGATTGCTGAATATTATCAGTTTCGAGTTGTACCTGAGTTTTTGATTGGCTATCGTCAGGTGAAAGCAAGTATGTCTAACGGATGTCAGACAATGGAGAAGTCTTACAATCTGGTTATGGCAGATTTTCAGAGAAAACATCCAGAAATACCTGCTCACATATATCATTGGGCTGCTAGTTCTTTTTACGTTCATCTTGCATGGAAAAGCAGGGCAAGCGGAGATTATTGGAGCACTCTAACTTGGTTAAACAAAAGCATCAAGTTAGACTACAGTCCACTGTTACTTCGACCAGTTTATTTATGTCTCATTGAATGCCTTTTCAAAATTACAGTTGAGCCTATTACTTCTTTGATTTGGCAAGATCATCATTCTTGGTTGCGGTTTAGAGAAAAGTTTGATTCTCAAAAAAATAGAGTAGCGCTTAGTCAAGTGACTACAGTTTCTGATATCCAAAACCAAATGTATCAACCGTACAAACTTCCGTTCAAACCGCATGCAAGGATTATGTGGCAAAGATGGTTAGAAGTTTTGCAGCTTTGTCGCGCCTTATCCCATTAAATTAAGTCTTTAAAGGTTTTTAATGATTTTTTTAACCCAATACCGTTCAGTACTGTTAAGCGTTCCCTATTTTCAAGTCAGTTAATCATGGGCGATCGCCCACAACCAAGCATGAAAATCTATTTTCAAGCTAGCTAATCACGGGAAAATCTCACGAACCTTACATGAAAATCTATTTCCCCTAGACCCCTACAACGCCAGGTGCCTCAAGTCGGGAAACCCTTTCGGCAGTTCCTCCTTGGGGAAACCACCAAGACCGGACTGCCTCACCCCAGCACTGGCTCCCCTTACACCCCTTTTTCAAGCTAGTGCTTTTCCAAGAAAAGCAAGTGCCAAGCAACTACGCCACTGTTTGATTGTCCTAACTGTTTAAATTTAATTTTTAGTATTTATAAATCTTATTATAATTATAAAATAAGAAATATGTCGTAAATATCAATGCCAGGTCATCGTGTTGGCAATAGTAAACCCCGCATTATAGTTATTGGTGCCGGAATTGGCGGACTGACTGCTGGTGCATTATTAGCACATAGAGGTTACAGTGTGTTAATTCTGGATCAAGCACTTGTACCCGGAGGCTGTGCTTCTACCTTTCAACGTAAAGGATTTACCTTTGATGTGGGAGCCACTCAAGTTGCAGGGTTGGAAGCAGGGGGAATCCACCATCGTATTTTTACAGAATTAGAAATTGATTTACCGCAAGCAACGCCTTGTGATCCAGCTTGTGCAGTGTATTTGCCAGGTGAGCAAACACCAATCAACGTTTGGCGAGATCCGGAAAAATGGAAACAGGAACGACAACGACAGTTTCCGTTTAGCGAACCTTTTTGGCAGTTGATGGCGGCTTTGTTTAAAGCGAGTTGGGAATTTCAAGGACGCGATCCAGTGCTACCACCACGTAACGTGTGGGATTTAGTGCAACTTACTAAAGCATTACGTCCTAGTACATTCATAACCGTACCCTACACTTTGTTTACAGTTGGGGATGCGTTGCGTGCTTACAAGCTAGGAAACGACCACCGCTTAAAAACATTTTTGGATTTGCAACTCAAGCTCTACTCTCAGGTAGATACCGAAGAGACGGCTTTGCTTTATGCAGCAACAGCGTTGAGTGTATCGCAGTTACCGCAGGGACTGTATCATCTCCAAGGTAGTATGCAAGTCCTCAGCGATCGCCTCTTAGAAGCCCTAGAAAAAAAAGGTGGCACCTTACTCATGCGCCACACAGTCGAACATATTGAAGTCGAAAAGGGCAAAGTGAGTGGTGTGGTCATTCGTAACCAGAAAACTGGGGAAGTCTGGACAGAAGCCGCAGACCACGTAGTTGCTAATGTGACTGCGCAAAACTTAGTGCAGTTATTGGGTAATAAAGCTCCTCATGGTTACAAACGGCGAGTCGAAAAACTACCACCCGCTTCAGGTGCTTTCGTTATCTATCTGGGCGTAGACGAAAGCGCAATTCCTTCTAGATGTCCGCCCCATCTCCAATTTATGTATAATGCCAAAGGTCCAATTGGTAACAATAATTCCCTGTTTGTTTCTGTGAGTCATCCAGGAGATGGTCGCGCCCCAGAAGGAAAAGCAACAATTATTGCTTCTTCTTTTGTAGATACAAAACAGTGGTGGGTGAGTGAGGATTATGAGGGGTTAAAACAACAATATACACAAGATGCTGTCTCCCGTCTGTCAAAGTTCTTTTACCTGAAACCAGAAACTATTATTCATGTAGAAGCAGCCACTCCTCGCACCTTTGCACGCTACACAGCACGAGACCAGGGTATTGTTGGTGGTATTGGTCAAAGGATATCAACTTTCGGTCCCTTTGGTTTTGCCAATCGTACACCCATCAACAATCTGTGGCTCGTTGGTGACTCCACTCACCCAGGCGAAGGGACTGCTGGCGTCAGTTACTCAGCGCTGACTGCAGTCAAGCAAATAGAGGCTCAAAAAGTTGCAAGGTATGGGATAACATAATTACAACAAAATACTTTGCGTAATTCCCAAGAGAAAACAATGATTATTTCTGACTTGAACTATTGTGAAGCAGTAGAATTTGCCAACAAAATTATTGGTGGAGCAACGGCTGATGTTGTTGGTGATGCATATGCTGGTCCAGGTGTTGCAACAGCATATGCTGTTGCACTAGCTCAAGGAAATATCACTTACACTAGTGCCACTGCTAATACTATCGTTCGTCAGCAACCAAATGTGACGATTAGCAAGGCGCAGGTAAAAGCAGATGCCTTCGCTATAGATGAGACTGGTCGCGACAAAGACAAAATTCGTGATACTGACGTTTTCGTTTTGCACACATAATAATTAAGAAAAAGACTTGGCTACTTTTGAGGTGCTTAACTCTGTTTTGGAAAGATTTGGGTTAGTGATAGTTTTCGTTATCGCTTTGTCTTCTTGTGCATTTTCATAACTTGTTGGGTTTTCATATGCTAAACCCAACAAGGTTTATTAAGAAAGAATAGAGGCGTCAGCCGTACACAATTCAGCATGAATTCTGTACGACTGGCGGATGAATAAAGGGGTTTAAGACCCCCACTAAATCTTTGATTTAGTGGTCTTCAATTGTGTCTGTGGTTTGAATCCCCCACTGATTGCTTCTGACTCCTGAATTCTTCTTCAAGATGCAAATTTATGGATTCCACTCAGCTATCTTGCACAGCAAGTGATCAAGTTGTTCACGATCTTGGATGACATCCAAATCGGGGTCAGTCTTAACAAATATTTGAAAATTTAGATTGATTTTCAGCGCTGTCTCCAGGCTTTCAAGCGCTAGCGCTTCTTTTCCAACTCGGGCTGCACAGCAAGCGATGTTATACCAAGCGTACTCATCGTCTGGCTTCAGTTCAGTTGCTTTTTGATAGCTTACAAGCGCCTCTTCGTAACGCTCTAAATGTCTCAACGTATCGCCTATCTTGTAATAAGTCCAAAAATTATCTGAGCGACGAGAAAGAGCTCTTTCATAACTTTTGAGTGCATCTTCATAACGACCTAAATGCCTTAATGCATCTCCCCGACGAAACCATGCCCAGTAATCATCGCGGCGAATTGATAGAGCTTCATCATAGTCAGAAATTGCATCTTGATAGCGTTCTAAATATCTAAAGGTATCTCCTCGACGGAACCACGCCCAATAATCATCGCGGCGAATTGCGAGAGCTTTGTTAAAATTGGCGATCGCTTCCTCAAACTGCTCTAGTTCTTCTACCAAAATGTAGCCTCGACTGTACCACGCCCAGTAATCATTAGGGCGAAGTCCTAATGCTCGGTCAAAACTAGCAAGTGCTTCCTGATACTGACCTAATTCCCGTAGCACACTACCTCGGTCATACCAGAGCCAGTACTCATCAGGACAAACCTCTATTGCTTTGTCGTAATAAGTGAGCGCTTCTTCGTAATTCTCTTGCTTTTCGAGCCGTTTACCCTGTCGATACCACTCTTTATAGTTCTGTGTGACAAGTAGTAATGAACTATCTACCCCTGCGGGTGCTGCTTGACTCATTGTTGATTCCCCAAAAAGTTATTATCGTTACAGACAAGCACACTATTTATATTACTTAACGATACAGGGTAAACAAAATCTACTTAGAGGTATGGAATAGGCAAAAACGTCTTTAATTGCTAGTTTTCTTTAATAAATCTTATTGTTGTTACGCCTGAGTAAAACATTACGATTACGAAGCTCGATCACAGAGGGCGATCGTGAGCGATGCTGCTGCTGCAAGTGCTGCTACGGTCCGAACGTGGTTCCAAATTGTCCAGTTGACAAGGTAGTCAGACCATAGCCTCGCGCCCTCAGTGCTATTCGGATCGGCGATCGCCAGGGCTTCGTTGAGCGGCACATTGAACACGATTGTCACGCCTAAGGTGCCGACGAGATAAAGCAGGCTGCCAACGAGCAAGTAAGAGGCACCAGGTTGATGCCACCTTAACAGTGAGAAGACAGCCACAAAGATACAAGCTACAGCCGTTCCGAAAAACACTGTAAAAAACAACGGATTGATCACCGTAATGTTAATGGATTGCATGGCGACAATGCCCTGTGTCGGCTTCAGTCGAGCAAGCGCACTCATCACAAAGGTTGAGAAGGCGAAGAAGACTCCGGCTATTAGTCCGCAGCCTAGTGCTGAGAAAAGCTTCAATGCGAAAAGTGAGTGGTTAGTCATTGCCATAAAGCCTCGTGAGGATTACTTTCCCACCAGTTGAGCGACTTGGGCACGGGCAGCCGCGATCGATTTCACCAAACTTGTGCCACCCAACTCATCATTCTCAACATGAATAAAGGTGATGTCAGTGATGCCAAGAAATCCAAAGACTGTTTTTAAATACGGATCTTGATGATTTAGCTTTTCGTTGCGTTCACCAGGTCCAAAGCCAGAATCACCTCGCGCTGTGATGATAAGCATTTTCTTATTCAATACGAGAGGTTTGTAAGGGTTTGCAGCATCTTCTGGCTCAAACACGAAAGTTCGCCCTGGACGGACAATTTGGTCAATATAAGCCTTAAACGTACTGGGAACGCTGAAATTGTACATAGGAATACCGATGACGTAGAGATCCGCAGCTAAGAATTCGTCCACGAGTTGATCGCTAATGCTAATTGACTCCTGGAGTTGAGGAGTGCGCTGTTCTGGCGGTGTATAAGCCGCTGCAATCCACGGTTCATCTACATGGGGAACAGGCTTACGACCAACATCGCGATAGGTGACGACATCACCCGGATGAGCCTGTACTCTCGCTTCAACAAATTCTCTTGTGAGTCTGCGAGAGTGTGAACGTTCTCCTCTGGGACTGGAATCAATGTGTAACAGGTGTGCCATAGCTTTTCCTAATCAATTACCATTCCAGCTTAGGTAAATGGCTCGTGCTCAGCTATCTAATTCTTGTGTCACTATCAAAATCTTGCTGTCAGTTTTCAGACTGCTTGATGGGAAGCACCCATTCATTGAATACAATCAGAATGAGACGAATTGGGTTTGTATCATGAAAACAACAGTCCCCCTACAGCCTGAAACGAACTGTTTGCCCATTTTGTCTAGCCAAGCTCAGGGTTGGGAAAATATTCTGGTCGAGCAATTCCAGCAACCCCCAGGTGAGGCAACGTGTGATTACAGCAATGAACATTCGATTTACTTGTCTCTTGCACCGCGTCCAGTTCGCTTGCTGCAAATTCAAGGAGGAAAAACCTATACGGGGCTTTACGGAAAAGGAGATATTTCTGTAACTCCTGCAAAGACTCCATCTTTTGCACGTTGGGATAGAGATGATCACTATTTACAGATTCGGATTGCATCTGATTTTATTCAAAGCGTTGCCAGAGAAACTATTGACACCAATCCCGATCAGCTTGAATTACTAAGCGAATTCCGGACTCGCGATCCTCAGATTGAGTCAATCGGCATGATGCTTCTTGCTGAGCTAAAACAAGAAAATTTAGGCGGAAAGCTTTACATTGAATCACTATCAAATCTATTGGCAGTGCATTTGCTAAGACAATACACTGCTCCTAAACTTTGCCTTTCAATTTACGAGGGTGGATTACCACAGCGTCAACTTATTCAAGTTTTAGAATACATCAACGAATATCTGAATCAAGACATCAAGCTGGCAGATTTAGCGGCGTTGCTAGGTATGAGCCAATATCATTTCAGCCATCTGTTTAAACAATCAATCGGAACGGCTCCTTACCAATACCTGCTTCAGCAACGAGTAGAACGGGCAAAGCAATTATTGAAACAAACAGACCGAACCATTACGGAGATTGCTTTGTTGTGTGGTTTCAATAGCCATAGTCATTTGAGTAAACAGTTTCGGCAGCTTACAGGCATGACACCCACCAACTACAGGCAGTAAACCAAAAAGTTTGCCGCAATAGCGATCTACCGAACGCTCATGCGCTCGCGCTTTGCGCTGAGGCTAGCAGCGAAGCGATTCCTAGCCCCTAAAAGGGGCGGCACTCTCGGACGGAGAGCTACGCTTAACGCCTCCGCCCCCCCTTTAATACTCAGTGCTCACTTCCTGCACATTTTTTTGCACTTCAATTGAGTTTATGGGATATTCGAGACTTAGCTTAGTCTTCAAGAATCCCACTCCTTCTAGCGGTGATAGCTCACGTTTCTTCAAATTGAAGTTGAGGCATAAGTTGAAGAGTTCCGAGACCCAAATCTTTGGGCGAGAGG
This portion of the Brasilonema sennae CENA114 genome encodes:
- a CDS encoding NADP-dependent oxidoreductase, whose translation is MKAIVIKEYGNDDVLNYADVERPEPKADEVLVKVHVAGVNPVDWKIRNGVGERLGLKLPIMLGGEIAGTIERIGDDVRGFKEGDAVYGIIRSGGFAEYAIAKMGDIASKPQSLDFENAAAVPLGALTAWQAIFDLAHLSSGQRILITGASGGVGSLAVQLAKAKGAYVIGTASGRNEEFVRDLGADEFVDYTKQNFEQVVKDVDVVFDAVGGDTFERAFQTLKKGGFLVTSVEFPSEEKAQEFGVKSARVHCKPNAEQLAAISALVDEGKLKAHVATVLPLVEVKKAFQLSESGRTRGKIVLQIGT
- a CDS encoding glycosyltransferase family 2 protein; the encoded protein is MNIVNEIKGELPLVSVIVPAYNAEAFITRTLQSIISQTYKNIEILVVDDGSQDKTAEIVELFAQKDNRISLFKQSNSGVASARNLAIENSKGEYIAPIDADDIWYPQKLEKQVQCLLKADQSVGLIYAWSVFIDEEDAIVGQYIPHHHLNVLSIEGEVYPAMLYTNFIINASVPLIRRVCFDKVGGYSSKLREQNAQGCEDWDIYLRIAEYYQFRVVPEFLIGYRQVKASMSNGCQTMEKSYNLVMADFQRKHPEIPAHIYHWAASSFYVHLAWKSRASGDYWSTLTWLNKSIKLDYSPLLLRPVYLCLIECLFKITVEPITSLIWQDHHSWLRFREKFDSQKNRVALSQVTTVSDIQNQMYQPYKLPFKPHARIMWQRWLEVLQLCRALSH
- a CDS encoding DUF1772 domain-containing protein produces the protein MAMTNHSLFALKLFSALGCGLIAGVFFAFSTFVMSALARLKPTQGIVAMQSINITVINPLFFTVFFGTAVACIFVAVFSLLRWHQPGASYLLVGSLLYLVGTLGVTIVFNVPLNEALAIADPNSTEGARLWSDYLVNWTIWNHVRTVAALAAAASLTIALCDRAS
- the crtD gene encoding C-3',4' desaturase CrtD, encoding MPGHRVGNSKPRIIVIGAGIGGLTAGALLAHRGYSVLILDQALVPGGCASTFQRKGFTFDVGATQVAGLEAGGIHHRIFTELEIDLPQATPCDPACAVYLPGEQTPINVWRDPEKWKQERQRQFPFSEPFWQLMAALFKASWEFQGRDPVLPPRNVWDLVQLTKALRPSTFITVPYTLFTVGDALRAYKLGNDHRLKTFLDLQLKLYSQVDTEETALLYAATALSVSQLPQGLYHLQGSMQVLSDRLLEALEKKGGTLLMRHTVEHIEVEKGKVSGVVIRNQKTGEVWTEAADHVVANVTAQNLVQLLGNKAPHGYKRRVEKLPPASGAFVIYLGVDESAIPSRCPPHLQFMYNAKGPIGNNNSLFVSVSHPGDGRAPEGKATIIASSFVDTKQWWVSEDYEGLKQQYTQDAVSRLSKFFYLKPETIIHVEAATPRTFARYTARDQGIVGGIGQRISTFGPFGFANRTPINNLWLVGDSTHPGEGTAGVSYSALTAVKQIEAQKVARYGIT
- a CDS encoding FMN-dependent NADH-azoreductase; its protein translation is MAHLLHIDSSPRGERSHSRRLTREFVEARVQAHPGDVVTYRDVGRKPVPHVDEPWIAAAYTPPEQRTPQLQESISISDQLVDEFLAADLYVIGIPMYNFSVPSTFKAYIDQIVRPGRTFVFEPEDAANPYKPLVLNKKMLIITARGDSGFGPGERNEKLNHQDPYLKTVFGFLGITDITFIHVENDELGGTSLVKSIAAARAQVAQLVGK
- a CDS encoding M16 family metallopeptidase, coding for MTSTLLNFPRLNTPKLYQLPGGLTIVAEQMPVEAVNLSLWVNVGSTAESDTINGMAHFLEHMIFKGTERLASGEFERRIEERGAVTNAATSQDYTHYYITSAPKDFVELAPLQIDVVLNASIPNEAFERERLVVLEEIRRSEDNPRRRIFQRAMETAFDKLPYRRPVLGPETVISQLQPQQMRDFHATWYQPPSITAVAVGNLPVEELVEIVAKGFERTVKTEHPTPIQQVQPNSEPLFKNIVRKEFIDESLQQARLIMLWRVPGLNQLEKTYALDVLAAILGHGLTSRLVQDLRQELGLVSHISVSNMTQQLQGTFYITAYCTTENLSATEARIVQHIQNLQTEMVKEAEIARVRTKVANRFIFANEAPSDRANLYGYYQSMVGDLEPAFNYPARIQAQDTTSLMQAAQEYLSPDAYGVVVIKPS
- a CDS encoding fructosamine kinase family protein, which produces MWTEIDANISQVTGEKFQSSQRRSVGGGCINQGYSVCDGERTYFVKFNQASQIAMFEAEALGLQQMYQTATIRVPKPICWDTAGDSSYVVLEWLEMGSAQTKSWEEMGRKLAAMHKATSSQGFGWDINNTIGSTPQINTWTADWGEFYTKYRLSYQFQLGRRKGGHFPQEKELLEAIPEILADHKPQPSLVHGDLWGGNAGCTVAGEPVIFDPAAYFGDREVDIAMTELFGGFSAAFYRGYNEVWRLNEGYEQRKTLYNLYHILNHFNLFGGGYLSQANRMISQILAISR
- a CDS encoding tetratricopeptide repeat protein, with the protein product MSQAAPAGVDSSLLLVTQNYKEWYRQGKRLEKQENYEEALTYYDKAIEVCPDEYWLWYDRGSVLRELGQYQEALASFDRALGLRPNDYWAWYSRGYILVEELEQFEEAIANFNKALAIRRDDYWAWFRRGDTFRYLERYQDAISDYDEALSIRRDDYWAWFRRGDALRHLGRYEDALKSYERALSRRSDNFWTYYKIGDTLRHLERYEEALVSYQKATELKPDDEYAWYNIACCAARVGKEALALESLETALKINLNFQIFVKTDPDLDVIQDREQLDHLLCKIAEWNP
- a CDS encoding helix-turn-helix domain-containing protein, encoding MKTTVPLQPETNCLPILSSQAQGWENILVEQFQQPPGEATCDYSNEHSIYLSLAPRPVRLLQIQGGKTYTGLYGKGDISVTPAKTPSFARWDRDDHYLQIRIASDFIQSVARETIDTNPDQLELLSEFRTRDPQIESIGMMLLAELKQENLGGKLYIESLSNLLAVHLLRQYTAPKLCLSIYEGGLPQRQLIQVLEYINEYLNQDIKLADLAALLGMSQYHFSHLFKQSIGTAPYQYLLQQRVERAKQLLKQTDRTITEIALLCGFNSHSHLSKQFRQLTGMTPTNYRQ